A single genomic interval of Drosophila virilis strain 15010-1051.87 chromosome 2, Dvir_AGI_RSII-ME, whole genome shotgun sequence harbors:
- the LOC26531796 gene encoding very low-density lipoprotein receptor, which translates to MLRYMFLCVLIAPEVFSKAECEHRWFQCTSNTRPINCDAKVNEGWIRLSKLCDGIWDCDDGSDESIMACKLHPSLQLDYNFYCASGAAISNNQRCDGSRDCWDGSDELGCNDLTDDDPPQNTCRDLEMECQPGECISAELLCNHHVDCRNGRDESLLQCFEECQVDHFQCGYGACIKNDLLCDNKPDCLDGADELWNVCEDIKGYKPTPYRNCSEPAGYLKPKFDRDTKFHVARGQKYVWPNEPVHFTCRWANLIGSEWNVCQLDGTWHKPLAKCVFKKRN; encoded by the exons ATGCTTCGCTATATGTTTCTCTGTGTGCTGATAGCGCCCGAAGTATTTAGTAAAG CTGAATGTGAACACAGATGGTTTCAATGCACCAGCAACACAAGACCCATAAATTGCGATGCAAAGGTGAACGAAGGTTGGATTAGGTTGAGTAAGCTGTGCGATGGCATCTGGGACTGTGACGATGGCAGCGATGAGTCCATTATGGCCTGCAAACTGCATCCGTCCCTCCAGCTTGATTATAATTTCTATTGCGCCAGCGGAGCAGCAATTTCAAATAATCAACGATGTGACGGCAGCAGGGACTGTTGGGATGGGTCGGATGAGCTTGGTTGTAATGATCTTACCGACGACGATCCTCCACAAAATACTTGTag GGATTTGGAAATGGAATGCCAGCCAGGTGAATGTATATCCGCGGAATTGTTGTGCAACCATCACGTTGACTGCAGAAATGGTCGTGATGAGTCACTACTGCAATGCTTTGAGGAATGTCAGGTAGACCACTTTCAGTGTGGCTATGGAGCTTGCATCAAAAATGATCTGCTCTGTGATAACAAGCCCGACTGTCTGGACGGGGCTGATGAGCTATGGAATGTGTGTGAGGACATTAAAGGTTATAAGCCAACGCCATATCGCAATTGCAGCGAACCAGCGGGATATTTAAAACCGAAATTTGATAGAGATACCAAATTTCATGTGGCTCGCGGCCAGAAATATGTGTGGCCCAATGAGCCAGTGCACTTTACGTGTCGATGGGCAAATCTGATTGGCTCGGAATGGAATGTGTGCCAGTTAGATGGCACTTGGCATAAGCCATTGGCaaaatgtgtatttaaaaaacGAAACTGA
- the tomboy20 gene encoding mitochondrial import receptor subunit TOM20 homolog yields the protein MIGILVNKTSLGVVAGLASAAFLGYCVYFDSKRRNHPEFKKNLYERRRRNRKSDENEGVPVLTDQRSIERYFMQEIHKGELLITEGNFERGVDHLVNAIVVCNKPGKLLSVLQSTLPVEVFSLLVYKLNNYNINAQRPPSMTDNLITGLVADDGSVE from the coding sequence ATGATTGGAATACTTGTAAATAAAACATCCCTTGGTGTTGTGGCTGGTTTGGCCAGTGCCGCATTCCTTGGGTATTGCGTTTATTTCGATAGCAAGCGACGCAACCATCCCGAATTCAAGAAGAATCTCTATGAACGCCGTCGCCGCAACCGAAAATCCGATGAGAACGAGGGCGTGCCAGTTCTAACTGATCAGCGATCGATCGAACGGTATTTCATGCAGGAAATCCATAAGGGCGAACTGCTGATCACTGAGGGTAATTTCGAGCGCGGCGTCGATCACTTGGTGAATGCGATTGTTGTCTGCAACAAGCCTGGCAAGTTGCTCAGTGTCCTGCAGTCGACGCTTCCAGTCGAGGTGTTTTCTTTACTCGTATACAAGTTAAATAACTACAATATAAATGCCCAACGACCGCCAAGTATGACCGATAATTTAATCACTGGACTCGTTGCTGACGACGGGAGCGTCGAATAA